The region TTCACCGCTTGCGGACCTGACCTTAGCCTCCAGAAAATTGGCCTCACCGATGAAGTCTGCCACGAACCTGGAATTGGGATGGTAGTAAATCTCCCTGGGCGTCCCAATCTGCTCCACCTTTCCCTTGCTCATGATAATGATTTTATCGGAAATGCTCATGGCCTCGGACTGGTCATGTGTCACATAGATGGCCGTAATGCCCACCTTCTGCTGGATTTTACGGATTTCCGTCCTCATAGTGACCCTCAGCTTGGCGTCCAGGTTGCTTAAGGGCTCGTCAAAGAGCAGTACGCTGGGCTCGATGACAAGGGCCCTGGCCAGTGCCACGCGCTGCTGCTGGCCGCCGGAGAGCTGGTTGGTCATGCGGGACTCCATGCCCTCCATCTCCACCAGCTTGAGGATGCTCATGACCCTCTCATAAATCTCCTCCTTGGGGAGCTTGCGTATCTTAAGGCCATAGGCCACATTGTCAAATACATTATAATGGGGCAGAAGGGCGTAGCTCTGAAACACCATGGCCGTATCCCTCTTATTGGGCGTCAGAGCATTGATGGCCTCATCCCCCAGGTAAATATCCCCCTCATCCGGGCTCTCAAATCCCGCGATCATGCGCAGGGTAGTGGTCTTGCCGCATCCCGAAGGCCCCAGAAGTGTCACAAAGCTGCCGGGCTCAATATCCAGGGTGGTATCCTGCACTGCATAGAATTCCTTCCCTGTCTTTGGATCTGTATATATTTTGGAAATGTGTTCCAGACGAACACCTTTTTTCTGTTTATCCATATCAACTTTCCTCCTCGCTATGAGCACTTAGCGTCTGTCTTTTAGACGCTTACGTGCGATGCATGCCACTGGCGCTTGGCGGGCGTCCTTTGACCGCTTAGCGCAGCGGCCCGCTATGAGCACTTAGCGCCTGTCCTTCAGACGCTTACGTGCGATGCATGCCACTGGCGCTTACTCCTGCTTTATCTTCCTGCTGACTCCGAAGAACTTCATCAGGGTATTCATGATAAGTACCGCGCCGTAGGTTATGATAATCAGTACGGTTGCATAGGCGCATGCCACGCCGTAATTGCCCTTCTCAGCCTGCTCATTGATCTGGCAGGTGATGAGTAAGAAGTCAGGCGTCACCAGAAGAATGATGGCCGAAATTGCCGTGATGCTCCGCACAAAGGCCGTCACCAGGCCGCTGAAAAAGGAATCCTTAATCAGAGGAAGCGTTACGGTCATAAACACCTTGGCGGAGTTAGCGCCCATATCGTAGGCGGATTCCTCGATGGACTTGTCAATCTGGCGCAGGGCTGAGATACCGCTCCTGGTGCCGGTGGGAAGGCTTCGCACGATGAATACGATAATCAGGATAAGGCCGGTTCCGTAGAGGCCGCTCATGACGCCGGTCCTGAACAGGCCATTGGCATAACCCCTGATATATCCGATACCCAGCACGGTGCCGGGCACCGCCATAGCCAGCATGGATACGAATTCGATAAATCCCTTGGCCTTAAACCGTTTCTTTACCACCAGGTAAGAGATGACCATGGACAGGAAGGCTGTCAGGGGAGCTGCAATCAGGGACAGGACAAAGGAGTCCTTAAAAGCCTTAAGTCCGCTGGTCTTAAACATGTACTGGAACCATTTAAGGCTCAGGCTGTAATCCCTGCCCCAAAGGGTGAACAGCGCGCCAAAGGGCACCATAATGTACATCAGCATGACAAAGACTGACACGGCGCCGCAGAAAATGGTCAGGGGAACCGTTACGCTCTTATCCTCTATGAGCATCCTCATGCGGGAAGCCTTTCCCGTAAGGGTGGCTGCGGTTTTCTTCTCCAGATAATACTTCTGGATCAGGAACAGGACCACGGTCAGGGACAAAAGCACTACGGACATGGCCGCGGCTCCGGTGGAGTCATAGGCTCCTGTCACCTGCAGATAGATGGTGGTGGCCAGTGTGTCGTAGGAACCTCCAATCAGCATGGGGTTGGCAAAATCCGCCACAGACTCGATAAAGGTTACCAGGAATGCATTGCCCAGTCCGGGAAGAAGAAGGGGAAATGTAACGCTGGTAAACACCTTCCACCGGGTAGCTCCCATGTCCCTGGTCGCCTCTTCCAGGGAGGGATCGATATTCTTTAAGAGTCCCTTAAGCATCAGATAGCATACGGGGAAAAAGGTCAGCGTCTGCACAATGGCGATTCCCTTAAGCCCGTATACATTGGAATCATAGATTCCCAACAGGGATCGGGTGATGATGCCGCTTCGTCCAAACAGCATAATCATGGACAGTGACAGCACAAAAGGAGGGGAAACCACGGGAAGCATGGAAACCATGGCAAACAGCTTCTCAAGCACCTTTGTCTTAAGCTTTACATACACCTCCACATAGGCGAACAGCAGACCGATGGCAGTGGATGCGATTCCCGTAATCATGCCTAACACCAGGGTGTTTTTAAAAGCCTTCTGGAACCGCTCCAGGCTCAGCACCCTCCCGAATACCTCCAGGGTAATCTTACCTTCCGAATAAAAGCTGTCTACCAGCAGCATCAGAAGGGGGTACAGGATGAACAATGCCAGGAATACCAGCAGTACCACAATCATGCTTACCAGTATGGGGTCTGAAAAAAATTTCTTGCGCTCCAGATCAGCGCTCTGTTTTCTGGCCACAATGAGGCCCCCTTTCCCGAGGAATTCTTTCCTCTTGATTTCTTACAGTCCTTTCTGCCAAGCCAGGACCATAATGTAACAAATGCTGCGTAATGAATGATGACAACCATTACGCAGCACCCGTTTGCAAGCTCACACTACATTACGTTTCCAAGTGCCGGACACCGGCAGGAGCCCTGCCTATTCTGTCAAGAAACGGCTGGAGTCCGCGCTGTCGGAGGAGCTTCCAAGAGCTGCGAAGAAGTCCTCTACATACTTGGCACTGTTTTCCTTTGCATCCTCAAAATCATAGTCAATGGTATTGTTCATATCCAGACCAAATTTCGTAGCTTCCTCAGGCTGGGTGGCATTGCTTAATACCAGGAACTGATAGGAGCCGTTCTCCTTGGCGTGGTCCACACAGTCAGGAGACAAAGCATATTCAATCCACAGCTTGGCTGCGTTTGGATGTGCGCATCCGTTGAAGATGGCGGTAGCGCCTACCTCAAAGGAGGTTCCGTCCTCAGGAACGATCAGCTGGATATTGTCATAGCCCTGAAGAATCTGGTAAATGCCGTCATGAAGGAATCCGATACCGATTACGCACTCGCCCGGGCCTACCATCTTGGATGGGCCGGAACCGGACTTGGTGTACTGGGAAATGTTCTTGTCCAGGACCTTGAAATACTCCATGGCCTCGTCATGTCCCTTCATCTGAACCATGGTGTTGATGAGCAGTTTTGCCGTACCGGCCGTGTTGGGGTTGGACAGCATGATGAGTCCCTTGTACTCTTCCTTGGTCAGGTCATCCCATGTCTTGGGCGCCTCCAGGCCCAGGCGGTCCAGTTCTTCCGTATTGACCATGAAGCCCAGGATGCCCTTGTAGATGCCGTACCAGCAGTTGGTCGGATCCTTGTACTGGTCGCCAATCAGGTTCTTGGCATTGATGGCGTCATACTCCATCAGAAGGCCGTCAGCTACTGCCTCGTTATAGGGGTCTGTGGTTCCGCCGAACCATACGTCGGCAGATGGTTTGCCGGCTTCCTCGGATATCTTGGTATAAACCTCTGATGTGGAAAGTCTCTGGTATTTTGTCTTGATTCCGTACAGCTTCTCAAAATTCTGGCAGGCGGCAGACAGATATTCCTCCTCGCAGGAACCGTATACAGTCAGTTCGCCTTCGGCCTTGGCCGCCTTGATGAGGGCATCCATATCCCCGCCCGCAGCCTCAGCCGCCGTGGTTTCTGCCGCGTCATCCCTGCTCTCCTCCTTTGCAGCCTCCGTAGCAGCTGCCGTGGTGGTCTCAGGCGCGGCCGTGGTTTCTGCCGCCTTGTTACCGCCTCCGCAGGCAGTAAGGCTTAAAGCCATGGAGCATGCCAACAAAAGTGCCAGTTTTTTCTTCATAATAATACCCTCCTTCTCATTTCTGATGATTTCATCATAGCAGAAAAGAAGGAGGGTAAAAACCGCATTTCAAGTAATTTTGTCGTGATTTCTGAACATGTCTACTGTTTTTTTATCTAATATACACAACCATATCTATTTACAGACAGGCATCCAGCATTCCCAGCAGCTCCAGGGCGCTTCTGCCCATACGGCGGGCATATTCCTCACTTACGGACTCCGCAAAGGAAAGGGGGAAGAATTCGCCCTCCTCCTGAAAATCAGCGGGCGCGGAGGCGTGAATGGAAGTCACTTTAAACCCTTCCGACGTGCGGACACAGGTGGATGTAAAGCGCACTCCCATGGCAAAGTTCCTGCCGTCGGGAAGTGTGCGCACCACAGTAAGCCTGCCCTGCATGACGCCGCAGGCAGCCCTTTGCGTGTATTGTTCCGATATATAAAAACATTCTAACACATTCCTGTTAAAATAAAAAGGAGAATACCATTCCCCTTTTTAATACCACTCTTTTACGCTCTCTTCCTTTTCACCGTCACATAAAAGCAGTTCATCCCATCCCTGTACTCCACTCCAATCCTGGCCCTGTGGCTCCTGGCTGTCTCTGCCGCTATGGCCAGTCCCAGGCCATAACCGTTTGTGCTGCTCCTGGCGCTGTCGTCCCTGTAAAACCTTCGGAAAATTAACGTGCGCTTATCTTCAGGTATAGGTTCTCCCTGGCTGCACACCCACAGCCTGGCCCTGTTCCGGCCGGCCGGCTCCAGCCTTACCTCCGCCCGCCCCCTTGGCACGGAATATTTCACCGCGTTGTCCATAAGAGCCTTGATTAACTGTCCCATCCGGGATGGGTTACCCATCATCAGCACATCATCCTCTATCTTATATTCCAGCACCTTCTCCTCCTGATAAAACACAGGTTCAAAGATCAGTATCTTCTCCATAACCAAATCGCTCAGGCTGAACCGGGTAAATTCCCCCTTCCCCGGTACACAGGAATCGTTCCTGGCCAGAAGCAGGAGACTTTCCACCAGGGATCGCATTTCCCTGCACTCCTGGTTCACATGCTCCATCCACTTATCCGCTTCCGCCGATATGCCGGCATACCGCTCCTGCAAAAGCTCCGCATTGGCCGTAATCACGGTCAGCGGTGTCTTTAGCTCGTGGGAAGCGTCCGCCACGAACTGCTTCTGCATGCGGACAGACTCCTCCACCGGCTTCACGGCCCACCGGGAAAAGAAATAGGACAGCGCGAAGAATCCCAGCCAGATAGCCACACAGGCCATGGCGCCGTATTTCATGACTCCGTTTCTCAATGAATCCTCATAGGTGGTATCTGCAAATGCAATCATATGACCTGCGGGCTGGCTGATCCTTAAATATCTCAGATGATACGCGTCCAGTATCCCCATGTCCTCCTCCCCGGTCATGCCCAGCACAGCCATCTGCTCCAGGTATTCCGGTTCCCAGTAAGCATCGTATCCTTCCCCCAGCGTCACCGCGCCGTCCTCCCCCACCAGAACAGTGACGAACGGAATCCTGGCCGGAGACATGGCGGCAAATATCAGGGACTGCTCCTCCCCGGACACCACCCTGGACAGGGCCAGGCTTCCCTGGTCATTTACCCTGTGCTTCACCACAGAGGTCACCGCACAGAAGGTTATCCCTATGACCGCTGTCACCACCAGCATATTATAAATAATAAACTTAAGCCGAAGCCTGCCTATTTCCCTCATTACAGCACCTCCCTGCTGTTCTTTTCCACTATCCTGTATCCCAGCTTGCGTATGGTGACAATCATCACATCCGCCTTGAGGAAATCCAGCTTCTTTCTCAGAAACGATATGTAAATCTCCACATTGTTCTCCACTGCCTCCGCGTCATTTCCCCATACCCTGGACAGAAGGGTTTCCTTGGAAACCACCATATCCCGGTTCACCATCAGAATACGCATGATGTCGTACTCCTTTTTTCCCAGCTGTATGCTTTTTCCAGGCCCTCTTAAGGTATAGTCCGCCTGGCTTAAGGATATGTTTCCCAGGTTCAGGCTTTCGGGTATCATCTCCCCCCTGCGCCTTAAGATGGTCTTCATCACAGCCAGAAGCTCCTGCATGTCAAAGGGCTTTGTCAAATAATAATCAGCGCCGCTTTCCAGCCCCGTCACCCTGTCCTCCAGCTCGCTTTTCGCTGTCAGTATCAGAACGGGAACCTGGCATCCCATTTTTCTGGCTTCCCTTAACAGGGTAATTCCGTCCATTCCCGGCAGCATCAGGTCCAGGACAGCGGCGTCGTAGCCGCCGTCCTTTAGGAGCCAGCAGCCGGTAGTTCCATCCCCGCAGATATCGCAGTCATACCAGTGCTTCAATATATCACGGATGGACTCTGCCAGCCGCCTGTTATCCTCCACAATCAAGACCCGCATCTATATCCTCTCCCTGTTTTGAGTCATGTCTGAAAAATCCACCTGTATTCTCTCTCAATTCGGTACGAACCGCAAGAGAACAGAGGTGGATTTCACAGATAATTCACAAACCCGTATGCGCTTTTACCTGCTGCGTATCTCCCTTCTCATGAAGCTGATGTAGGAAGCGGCGAACACCACAGCCGTCAGCGCCAGCAGGCCCGTCAGATGGGGCCACACTAACAGGCAGCTCTGTCCCAGTGACAGATATCCGGTGATGGCGCCCGACAGCTGCTGGGGCAGGATGATGTTGGTGGAGCGCACCATGGGATTCATGATGGTGGAAACCGCCTCACTGTACAGGTAATAGGGCGACAAACGGTTCAGGCTCATCTGGCAGCTGTAATTGTCCAGAATCTGCCCTGCCGACGCGGTCTGCCCCATGGGAAACAGGGCATTGGCCACAATGCTCACCACCAGCGTCATAAACAGCGCAAAGAAGATCCACAACGCAATCACGATCATGGCTGAGGTAGCTGCATGGCGGCACAGCACGGAACATAGGATGGACAGAGCCAGCCAGAAGCAGATGTAGACAGAGGTGAAAAACAGCAGCACCAGCACCCGCCCCGCTTCCTCGGCAGCAGGCGGCACCCCGGTGGCCAAAAGCCCCACGGCGCCTGCGATAAGTCCCATGGAAAAGACCATGATAAAGATGATTGTGGCGCCGGCCAGGAATTTCCCGTTTATAACCGCATCCCGGTAAACGGGCTGCGCCACCAGGCGGTTTAACGTGCCCTCAGAACGCTCGCTGTTGATGGCGTCAAACCCCAGGCTCAGCCCCACAAAAGGCCCCAGCAGAGCAATGAAGGAGGTAAAAGACGGGATGGAGCTTCCGCTCAGGGTGAACAGCTTCAGGAAAATGTAGCTGGCATCAGACGCAATGGCGTCCGAAAGGCTGGTCAGAGCCCCGTATATGCTGGCGCAGCTGGTCAGCAGAATCAGTCCCAGCACAATCAGGAACCGCTTGCTGCGTATGTGGTCCGACATCTCCTTGCGGTACAGGGCCGTCATGCCGCCCATACCCTTACATGGTCTCACCCGCGCACCTCCATCTGACATATTCTTACCGCTGTTCCCTTCCGAAAGAAAGGAATCCTTTATTTTTCTTTTGATTGAGACCACCATTTTTCTGCTCTCCTTTCTCAAAATATCTGCGGTAAATTTCATCCAGGTCATTCCCCCTCTGTCTTAAGTGGCGCAGGGTGTAGCCCTTCTCCAGTGCCCTGCGGTTTAATTCCCTGCACAGGTCTGCTCTGGAATGGACCACGTAGAAATCGCCGGACCGCTCCACCTGCTCCACATTGCCAAGGCTTCTTAACAGCTCCTCGAATCCGCTGTCATCGGGAAAGGCAGCTGCCTCCAGGGCATAATGCCCTTCACGGCGTATCTGCCCTGCCAGCTCGTCAATTCTTCCGCAGGCAATGAGCCTGCCCTCCACGAAAAGCCCCACCCGGTCGCAAATCTGCTGAATCTGATAAAGCTGGTGGGATGATATGAGAATGGTCCTTTTATCATCCTCCGCCAGGCCGCGTATCAGGGTCATAAGCTCTCTCATTCCTTCCGGGTCGATTCCCAGAGTAGGTTCATCCATGATGACCACCTTCGGGTCCTTCATCAGAACATCAGCGATTCCCAGCCGCTGCCGCATGCCCCGCGAATAGGTTCCCGCCTTCTGGTCGGCTGCCTCCGTCATCCCCACCTTTTCCAGCAGTTCCTCTATCCGCCTGTCTGTCACATCGCCGGGCAGGCCGTTTAGCTGGCCTGTAAACCGAAGATTCTCCCGACCCGTCATGTCGGAATAAAACCCCACATTATCCGGCAGATACCCCACCATCCGTTTGACCTCGATGGCCTGCCTGGCGCAGTCCTTTCCGTCTATGTACGCACTGCCGCCGGTGGGCTCCGTCAGCCCCAGCAGCATAAGGGTGGTGGTGGTCTTTCCGGCTCCGTTTGGTCCCAGCAGCCCGAATATCTCTCCCCGCCGGATTTCCAGTGTCAAATCACAGACCGCTTCCTTCTCCCCGTAGGATTTGGACAGGTGTTCAGTCCATATCATCATTTCTTCCTCATTATCCATAACAATGCCCCCTTTCCAGCGAACGATCCATAAGGACTACCTTCTGCCATATTTGCGGAACACATAGCCCAGGCCTCCGGCCGTACCCAGTATGATGATGACTGCCACCACGCCCCAGACCGTCTTTGTCTTAACCGATACCCTGAAGTCGGCGTTTGACTGGGTCTGCTCGCAGGCTGCCGTAAATGTGTTCACATAGTCCCCCGTGATTGCTTCCGAGGAGGGCTTTACATGGGCAATGACTTCCGTGGTGCTTCCGGCCGGAATGGACGTGATGACGTTGTTCTCCGTATTGTAGGTCACGGTCCAGCCAGTGGGCAGGGATGAGTTAAGGGTCACATTTTCCAGATCCACGTTGCCGGTATTGGTGATGTTAAGCGTCACATCCGAGGTCCGGCCCGCATAGGCGTCAAAGCTCAGGCGGCCATCCGGGGTGGAAACCTTAAGGCCGTAGCTGCCTGTAATGACCACCTTCAGGCTGGTGTCCAATGTCTCCTCTGCCGACACAGCGCTGCAGGATATGTCATATTCCCCTGCCGCAACCCCTTCCGGCGGCGTCACCGACACAGTCATGCCCTTGCTGGCGCCGGACTCCACCTCCAGGGCAGCCACCTTGGCAGTCTCACCGGTGGGGGTAAAGCTTACTCCCCAGCCGGACGGCGCATTGGATGACAAGCTGTAGGACTGTGTCTTAAGCCCGTTGTTAATCAGAGTGGTGCTGAAAGAAAAATTAGTGCCCGTGGTTCCCTCCTGCTGGGGGTACTCCGAAGTAAAGCTTCCCTTTCCCGCATTCATCTCATTTACCATAAACGAGATAGGCAGACTGGCTGTAAGGCCCTCTCCCGCTGACGCCTTCACCTCCACTGTATAGGTTCCCTCTGTCAGCTCCTTTGGAACCGTTACATGAAGGGTCACCTGGGAGCCGTCGTCTCCGTTCTTTACATGGATGCGGCTTACCTGATAGCTGCCGCCCTGGAGATAACCCTCCCATCCCTCAGGCATGGCAGAGACCTCCAGATCCGCATCCAGACTGGCCCCTGTGTGGTTCTCCAGCGTGATGGGAATATTCAGGTTGTCTCCCGGCTTCACGGATATGCCCGGATAGTCCGTATTCAGGTCCAGGCCGCCGGCCCCGTAAACCGTATGAGCACCCATAAATACCAGGAACACAGCCGCCATGAGGACCGCCAGAAGTCCAAACCGCTTACCTGTCCCGCCCTTTCTGATTACCATTGCTTCCTCCATAATTTCCTCCTTTTGCCCGGTACGGGCATCTGTATTTTCTACCAGCTATCATAACGGAGAAACCTTTAGCCAACCTTTAATAAGTTTGAAAATACTGTGAAAAAGCATGGGAACCATGATTCTTCCGAACGCGCCAAAAAGGAGCCCTGCGGTAAGCGCGGCCCCTTATGTACTGGAATGACTGATATATCTTTGTTCTGTACCTGGGTAAATTACGGCTGAATGTCTGATAAAAATGATGGTGTGTATTGATAAGTCCGGGATATATCACCATATTAGATGCGTCAATCACATCCTCCGCTGTCTCCTGTCCGATTCCGCCAATGACTCCGTCCCGGATTAATACGCCCGCACCGTCAGGCAGTCTGTCATCCCCGTCACATGTAACAAGATGCTTAACGTTCTTTACGAGTAAGGTTCCCTTCATGATTACCTCCTGATGTAAATTCATAAACAATCTTTGTCTCATAGACTATATGACTGGTATACTGCCGGCGGCACGGATGTCCACGATGCACCCTCATACGGGTTCAGTATATATGATACCTGGATGCCAAGAATAAATACGGCTCCCCGCTTCTCATCGACCTGGACCATTTCCGTGAAATTATCAATAAATTCGGTTACAGCTTTGGAGACAATGTCCTCTACCGCTTCAGCCGGAAGCTTAAGCTCCTGTGCGGACCGGACCGCGGTGTCTACCGTCTGGAGGGAGACGAGTTTATCATCCAGTCTCCCGGCGGTTCCAGAAAGGACACCGAATCCCTCTTTGAAGAAATCATCCGGCAACTGGAATACAGCGGAGATATACATGTGGTAGGGCGTTTCATCGTAGACCAGGTATTCCAAAAAGCCAGAAAGTGGCAGACCGATTTTCCGGAACTGATGGCTGGTTTCAATGTATCCTATCTTCAGTTTAAGGATTCGGGGTTTGTGGATTACCTGATTCAGAAAGCCAATGAATATGAGCTGAATCCCGGATATCTCTGCATTGAACTGACAAAGAGTTCAAGGGCAGACGATTTCGACACCCTGGCCGGGTGTTTTGAGAAACTGCGGTCATTTGGTTTTCGCATTTCCCTGGATGATTTCGGGATTGCCTACTCCATACTGCTGTTGATCCGAAACCTACCCGTGGGTTCCGTAAAGCTTGACCACTCCTTTACCCTGCTTCAGGGTTATTTCTTTGACCGGCCCATGCCGGCCATCCGCCGCTTGATCTTCAGAGCTTATCCTAGTACAGCATTGCTTAAATATCAGTGATTAAATTACTAATGGTATCCCGGCATATGTCCACTTAAATGGGTGTGCTGTAAGATTGTATTGTTCAATAAAGCGCAGGATGCTTGCTTCCAGTTCTTCTATTGATAGGTAGCTTTTCCGCTTCAGCAGCTTCCGGTTAATGATGCCAAACCATATCTCAATCTGGTTCATCCAGGAACTGTGTTTCGGAGTATAGACAAAGCGGATCCGGTGGGAAGGGTCATGCAGGAAATCCGCTCGGCTTTCCATACTTTTAAGGATCCCTGTTTTCCCTTTTTTGCCCAGTTCCACGCCAAGGGCACAGGCTTCTGCCACAAAGCGGACAAGGGCTTCCGATTTATGGGTGTTTAGGCCATCGCATATAAATGTCCATGGGGCTTGCGGGTCTGTCCCTACCAATGCTTTCACGGCTTCCACAAAATCCTCTTCTGTGCGTGTGGAGTTTAAATACGGCATTTCCATACGGCCCGTTGCAACATCAAAGAACCCGATGAGGCTGGTCGTGCCATGGCGGATATACTCAAACTCCATTTTGGCGCACTGGCCGGGTAATGGGAGCTTGTCAGGATATTTATGTTCCAGCGCTTGTACCCCGGTCATTTCATCCGTGGAAACAATGTGTGCACCTTCCCGGCTTTGTTCCTGGGCACTCTGGTACAGGCCGCAGATTTCGTTTACTTTCCGCGCAAAAGATTCCGGGGCTTCCGTCTTTTCCGAAGAATGAAGCCAGTAACGGATTTTGTGGGGATGTAAATCTACCTCATTTTTAAAAAACGGCTGACAGATTTCTCAGAAATCTGTTCAGCGATCCCCTGCTTTTTAATTTCTGCCACTAACAGCGGGAGACTCCACTGGCTTACTTCGTACCCAAAATCATTTGGGCTGCTGCAGGCAAGGTCGATGATCCGCATGATCTGGTCCGGCGTAAAAACAGACGGGGCACCGGGGCGTTTTTTATCGGACAGGACTGCCCGTATCTCATCTTCAAGCTTTTTCGGGTCGTCCATTTCAATCCTCCGCAAGGCTGGGAGCGCCGCGAGGAACCGACTGCGCCAGGTGGCAACATTATTATAATGAAGCCCGACCTGTGGTGCAATATTCTGGTTGAGTTCCCCCTGTGACGCAAGCAGGACAATGCTGGCTCTTTTGACCAGTCCTGACGGAAGGGAGCGGCTTTTTGAAAAAGCAGATAATATGTTTTTCATGGCATCAGATAAAACCGGGATAGTATCAATTGTTTTCCTTCGCATAATAACCCATCCATTCTTTAGTGATAGAATTATTATGCACCGACTACAATAAAAAAGCAACGTCTATTCATTATTATTTTGGCAATGCTGTACTAGTCTGTCAACAGGCAGGTACCGGTGGAAATAGAAGATACCTCTGTAAAAGCCTGTCTTTCAAGCAAGAAATAATAATACAAAAAGCCCTGCGCGGCCTGCCCTTTTAAGGCAGCCCATGCAGGACTTATAAAACAACGGATTACATACCCGTACCATAAATCATATTCGGCAGGAACAGCACCAAATCCGGGAAGAATACGCAGATAGCCAGCGTTGCCAGGATAGCTATGAACAACGGCAGCGAATACTTCGTGGTCTCCTGCACCGAACAGTCCATGATATTGGAACAGGTGTACAGTGCAACTCCAACCGGAGGCGTGGAACAGCCCATGGTAAC is a window of Enterocloster clostridioformis DNA encoding:
- a CDS encoding EAL domain-containing protein produces the protein MVGRFIVDQVFQKARKWQTDFPELMAGFNVSYLQFKDSGFVDYLIQKANEYELNPGYLCIELTKSSRADDFDTLAGCFEKLRSFGFRISLDDFGIAYSILLLIRNLPVGSVKLDHSFTLLQGYFFDRPMPAIRRLIFRAYPSTALLKYQ
- a CDS encoding helix-turn-helix domain-containing protein, with the translated sequence MRRKTIDTIPVLSDAMKNILSAFSKSRSLPSGLVKRASIVLLASQGELNQNIAPQVGLHYNNVATWRSRFLAALPALRRIEMDDPKKLEDEIRAVLSDKKRPGAPSVFTPDQIMRIIDLACSSPNDFGYEVSQWSLPLLVAEIKKQGIAEQISEKSVSRFLKMR
- a CDS encoding NEW3 domain-containing protein; translation: MEEAMVIRKGGTGKRFGLLAVLMAAVFLVFMGAHTVYGAGGLDLNTDYPGISVKPGDNLNIPITLENHTGASLDADLEVSAMPEGWEGYLQGGSYQVSRIHVKNGDDGSQVTLHVTVPKELTEGTYTVEVKASAGEGLTASLPISFMVNEMNAGKGSFTSEYPQQEGTTGTNFSFSTTLINNGLKTQSYSLSSNAPSGWGVSFTPTGETAKVAALEVESGASKGMTVSVTPPEGVAAGEYDISCSAVSAEETLDTSLKVVITGSYGLKVSTPDGRLSFDAYAGRTSDVTLNITNTGNVDLENVTLNSSLPTGWTVTYNTENNVITSIPAGSTTEVIAHVKPSSEAITGDYVNTFTAACEQTQSNADFRVSVKTKTVWGVVAVIIILGTAGGLGYVFRKYGRR
- a CDS encoding transposase, yielding MCQPFFKNEVDLHPHKIRYWLHSSEKTEAPESFARKVNEICGLYQSAQEQSREGAHIVSTDEMTGVQALEHKYPDKLPLPGQCAKMEFEYIRHGTTSLIGFFDVATGRMEMPYLNSTRTEEDFVEAVKALVGTDPQAPWTFICDGLNTHKSEALVRFVAEACALGVELGKKGKTGILKSMESRADFLHDPSHRIRFVYTPKHSSWMNQIEIWFGIINRKLLKRKSYLSIEELEASILRFIEQYNLTAHPFKWTYAGIPLVI